One genomic region from Proteus vulgaris encodes:
- the ileS gene encoding isoleucine--tRNA ligase, protein MSDYKNTLNLPETGFPMRGDLAKREPEMLSRWYKEGLYQAIRQAKSGKKTFILHDGPPYANGNIHIGHSVNKILKDIIIKSKGLSGFDSPYIPGWDCHGLPIELKVEQIVGKPGEKISAAQFREECRKYAYEQIEAQKKDFIRLGVLGDWEKPYLTMDYKTEANTIRALARIIANGHLLKGAKPVHWCTACGSSLAEAEVEYYDKTSPSIDVRFTAVDPSAVAAKFHATTDKPVSLVIWTTTPWTLPANRAIALNAEFNYVLVSFNDECVILAADLVEGVMKRIGVTSWTVLGECKGTDLELLRFNHPFMGFDVPAILGDHVTLEAGTGAVHTAPGHGPDDFVVGQKYGLEVANPVGPNGCYLAGTYPTLDGVFVFKANDVIVELLKEKGALLHHEALQHSYPCCWRHKTPVIFRATPQWFIGMDKNGLRQQSLKEIKGVKWIPDWGQARIESMVENRPDWCISRQRTWGTPMSLFVHKETQEPHPRTLELMEEVAKRVEVSGIQAWWDLDIREVLGDEADDYMKTPDTLDVWFDSGSTHSTVVDDRPEFHGNSADMYLEGSDQHRGWFMSSLMISTAIKGKAPYREVLTHGFTVDGQGRKMSKSIGNTVSPQDVMDKLGADILRLWVASTDYTGEIAVSDEILKRSADTYRRIRNTARFFLANLNGFDPAKHQVKPEEMVTLDRWAVGRAKAAQAEILKHYENYDFHNVIQRLMQFCSVEMGSFYLDIIKDRQYTAKSDSVARRSCQTALFHISEALVRWMAPVMSFTADEIWNELPGERAKYVLTEEWYTDLFGLDASETLNDDYWAELLAVRGEVNKILEQARTDKQLRGSLEASVTLYADKALADKLNALGNELRFVLLTSQAKVADINEAPETALASDMAGLKIAFNKADGEKCPRCWHYATDIGQVAEHAELCGRCVTNVAGNGEERKFA, encoded by the coding sequence ATGAGTGACTATAAAAATACCCTGAACTTACCAGAAACAGGGTTCCCTATGCGCGGGGATTTAGCAAAGCGCGAGCCAGAGATGTTATCACGTTGGTACAAAGAAGGTTTGTATCAAGCAATTCGTCAGGCTAAAAGTGGTAAGAAAACATTTATTTTGCACGATGGCCCTCCATACGCCAACGGCAATATTCATATTGGTCACTCAGTAAACAAAATTCTCAAAGATATTATTATTAAATCCAAAGGGCTGTCAGGCTTTGATTCTCCGTACATTCCAGGATGGGATTGTCACGGGTTACCTATCGAACTAAAAGTTGAACAAATTGTAGGTAAACCAGGAGAGAAAATATCTGCAGCGCAATTCCGCGAGGAATGCCGTAAATACGCTTACGAGCAAATTGAAGCACAGAAAAAAGATTTTATTCGTTTAGGTGTTCTAGGAGATTGGGAAAAACCTTATCTTACAATGGACTATAAAACTGAAGCGAATACTATCCGTGCATTAGCGCGCATTATCGCAAATGGTCACCTGTTAAAAGGGGCTAAACCTGTTCACTGGTGTACAGCGTGCGGCTCATCATTAGCAGAAGCTGAAGTTGAATATTACGACAAAACTTCACCTTCCATTGATGTGCGTTTCACAGCCGTTGATCCAAGTGCTGTAGCTGCTAAATTCCATGCAACAACGGATAAGCCAGTTTCTTTGGTTATCTGGACAACAACGCCTTGGACATTACCTGCTAACCGTGCGATCGCCTTAAATGCAGAATTTAATTATGTTTTAGTCTCTTTTAACGATGAATGCGTGATTTTAGCCGCTGATCTTGTTGAAGGCGTAATGAAGCGTATTGGCGTAACAAGCTGGACTGTTTTAGGTGAATGTAAAGGTACTGATTTAGAGCTACTGCGCTTTAATCATCCATTTATGGGCTTTGATGTACCTGCAATTTTAGGTGATCACGTTACATTAGAAGCAGGTACAGGTGCTGTTCATACTGCACCAGGCCATGGTCCTGATGACTTTGTTGTTGGTCAAAAATACGGTTTAGAAGTTGCAAACCCAGTTGGACCAAATGGTTGCTACTTAGCAGGCACTTACCCAACATTAGATGGCGTTTTTGTTTTTAAAGCGAACGATGTCATTGTTGAATTGCTAAAAGAAAAAGGTGCGCTGTTACATCACGAAGCCTTACAGCATAGCTATCCTTGCTGTTGGAGACATAAAACCCCAGTTATTTTCCGTGCAACACCACAATGGTTTATTGGCATGGATAAAAACGGTTTACGTCAACAATCATTAAAAGAAATCAAAGGTGTTAAATGGATCCCTGATTGGGGTCAAGCACGCATTGAATCAATGGTTGAAAACCGTCCTGACTGGTGTATTTCTCGTCAACGTACTTGGGGTACGCCAATGTCTCTGTTTGTTCACAAAGAGACTCAAGAGCCGCATCCACGTACTTTAGAGTTGATGGAAGAAGTTGCAAAACGTGTTGAAGTGAGCGGCATTCAAGCATGGTGGGATTTAGATATCCGTGAAGTGCTGGGTGATGAAGCTGACGATTACATGAAAACGCCAGATACACTGGATGTTTGGTTCGATTCAGGATCAACCCACTCAACGGTTGTTGACGATCGTCCAGAATTCCACGGTAATTCAGCAGATATGTACTTAGAAGGCTCTGACCAACATCGTGGTTGGTTTATGTCTTCACTGATGATCTCGACTGCAATCAAAGGCAAAGCGCCTTACCGTGAAGTTTTAACACACGGTTTTACCGTAGATGGACAAGGCCGTAAAATGTCTAAATCTATCGGTAACACAGTCAGCCCACAAGATGTAATGGATAAACTGGGTGCTGATATCCTGCGTTTATGGGTTGCATCAACAGACTACACCGGTGAAATCGCTGTATCTGATGAGATCTTAAAACGTTCTGCGGATACTTATCGTCGTATTCGTAATACTGCACGTTTCTTCTTAGCGAACTTAAATGGTTTTGATCCTGCAAAACACCAAGTTAAGCCAGAAGAGATGGTGACACTTGATCGCTGGGCAGTTGGTCGTGCGAAAGCAGCACAAGCAGAGATCCTAAAACACTATGAAAATTACGATTTCCATAATGTTATTCAGCGCTTAATGCAGTTCTGTTCAGTGGAAATGGGTTCTTTCTACTTAGATATCATCAAAGATAGACAGTACACCGCGAAAAGCGATAGTGTTGCTCGTCGTAGTTGTCAAACTGCGTTATTCCATATCAGCGAAGCATTAGTTCGTTGGATGGCTCCAGTTATGTCATTCACAGCAGATGAGATCTGGAATGAGTTACCAGGTGAACGTGCAAAATATGTCTTAACGGAAGAATGGTATACCGATTTATTTGGCTTAGATGCATCAGAAACCTTAAATGATGACTACTGGGCTGAATTACTTGCCGTTCGTGGTGAAGTCAACAAAATATTAGAGCAAGCTCGTACAGATAAACAACTGCGTGGCTCTTTAGAAGCATCAGTAACTCTGTATGCAGATAAAGCTTTAGCAGATAAGTTAAATGCGTTAGGTAACGAACTGCGTTTTGTTTTATTAACTTCTCAAGCGAAAGTGGCAGATATTAATGAAGCACCAGAAACAGCATTAGCTTCTGATATGGCGGGTTTAAAAATCGCCTTTAACAAAGCAGATGGCGAAAAATGTCCTCGTTGCTGGCATTATGCGACAGATATCGGTCAAGTAGCGGAACACGCTGAATTGTGCGGACGCTGTGTTACTAACGTAGCCGGTAACGGTGAAGAACGTAAGTTTGCTTAA